A region of Anguilla rostrata isolate EN2019 chromosome 10, ASM1855537v3, whole genome shotgun sequence DNA encodes the following proteins:
- the LOC135233468 gene encoding protein prune homolog 2-like isoform X4 — protein sequence MEEFLLRTRSALVSESLWSSVHGVLGGGEADVTCVASTLGYAYYLSQKEPADCVCVPLLGQRGGEARVPDETRNFLQRLGVSESSLLWRDDIDLLQLHAAGKLSLTLLNSKEDGALSSSVVRVINRSERRGGGLGASSTAMVAREILQEAPEQLTPPLAELLRVALMLESAKTPSQDGHPLPDHEELLRALVDSCPSHCDVIQNAPAQQEGLQGSSLDQMLLKELKELSDGDIKVSVSTVSVDLEAYSTCLAVVGDLKLFCDRHGYEGLVILSSAPNDPYRQCQQVAVFSVNKDILNQICCELEEGQGWSLGLEPLACVLEEIQLYGQRDTPVYAEQILALLKDFLDRRQQLFLPNSRTSSTEGVAGSAPLSQGSSGITDMYSSDAEPPNVAENVPEPSGAPQGSELVSPDSGLATVRSSRSSKESSVFLSDDSPVAEPAGFLHNPALGFPSHCHDPPASPAPHDRRPPGRNKSDNFDLFAFDPLHSSSTSPAAGGASECSRSSGEHPTSSLSEFGELSLVDFYTGSSDRQSGSEGSFVLEGGFLSPGPDALLIDSAHGRLPATPANSLVDGRAGGAGGETIPTFFPEDVAEKIGQMVNKESVSSSEPWDDFTSDTKGSTSDDTNAWSLTELSYVGQESPDVYLDEQVGSMDPGQGGGDDDSFLLVSMDSGAMPQKATDTFFRDTVVPKAMLNDAIPAGTHLGQVPHQVSHAAGEIQEDTGAHLNGSRPEPSEFLKSLGYADKTKEDSIDEMSDVMRHLDPFNTREIQKHPEDPEIIDVPPASPNQEPESVPSSLGAEVLEKQVEETDRVFYHQNTGYQLSAGVELSAVDDIVWKTQQVEPGENAEPLEDEEGGLCRMDEHHVPVKQENLEKESSLAERSSLPAEPCDRRDVQMTTLLETGCKQELKDVSHAGTILSNVSETRPPAFPVNGIEVVVEAATENAKEYHFQELGPSPDSAHMWNPFVQMTQPAETYDNWNPNLPVSGEWNPGMLGDLQLTPPEEDTPFKPPPVGEPLPLKTPARLVQKVPLTPETSKEDTSPEQDFWSYSAQRGFLKANAAPYPESLALWNTTIRDDSQSTLSTPDGADSSERSDSFRGLPRAGASLDSPGEVARESMGMWNTTIQEASPESGVQAPRETARSTKEEELNTETGHTEPDESDDTQVARKLDKTLVMISDYGHDQDDNVMTRTHCFPEHLSLEPSAWIAKPSSGSMVKSVSEYDNVGPGSLWYQTSPELEACQETTVTIEPQDSVEFTEECHPVAAHGSTAGFQAPTNTLQDRLDDSTDDSSCHSPFVMLGVTPTLGGAAFPLSQQEDTPLSASPSEDEFPQTTRKQHDDETVLSSTLSDEDRYYDFSSLGRLEAKLPRKEAEHEGAVDLQHEAGLTPDSALSLVALSSPGWRENDSLEGSKTSPDALQRSSREDLRSNSDGDSSGLEMDYIMVSGRGTVREAAEISLKYEQARSPHACLTRLNQYSADQISPYQLNTDLYSPDQSDDDHINSGPSNIDAYRPYQSHTDVIIHNQPNTHIKSPEQSSTDFEDPYQANTELNRTNQLNQCAMRPHQSNADAHRPYQLNITLNSFNQSNTDALNPYQSNTEMHRPHQSNNDLSSSDQSNTDLICPNQSHPDAHNTDQSSTNATNLFPTNTDVVSPYESSSNVISADKSSSDANSACQSDTEDNIPDQLSPDVSNIYQLNKNLSSLFQSNTDVNIPDQTTVELNSSDQMYTGVDHQSSESLNSESELCVRTSNAASTGDRSSPHQSISDAHSPSNSNPELHSNSGVSSHYQRIPDMSSSSALREPFALRAKEEVYVRSQISLEDSDGEGQTLGVLQSWGLPTGGGQDESPSPEDSSGAADTPQSDSGGSVREVGSPFACDLTEDAEGFFLHHSGLPCGVVDHGRGHSQAVLSSDSTQLLLGAEEPVGGQLLQDLEKNTAEQPMGGQLLRGQGKHPEEQQMRDQLWPGFMEHPAEQPIGDQYWPGLMEFPAEQPTGETAEAALEEESPEPAEESGGLKAPESSTNIIVMVMEPDHAQGVSPRSRLDDGMDAPYEEDTMSPNGADNKPVPPASLDIHGGNPQRKKLCAPPINLSLDRSEGSILSDDALDTPDDLDTGDDLDIDVDELDTPDEADSLEYTGHNSELGWEESQAAGQEAPLEVQPIPEYTAEEERLDARLWRTVVIGEQEHRIDMQSIEPYQKVISHGGYYEDLNAIIVFAACFLPDSSKDDYHYVMENLFLYVISTLELMVAEDYMIVYLNGATPRRRMPGLRWLKKCYHMIDRRLKKNLKSFIIVHPSWFIRTILAVTRPFISSKFSSKIKYVNSLDELRQIIPMEYVHIPESIVKYEEERGVEPFVCVRLDEELKEAAESTNIDKAVNGCSS from the exons GTGTCAGAGTCTCTGTGGTCCAGTGTCCATGGGGTCCTGGGTGGAGGAGAGGCCGACGTCACCTGCGTGGCTTCAACACTGGGCTACGCCTATTACCTCAGccag aaggAGCcggcagactgtgtgtgtgtgccgttgCTGGGGCAGCGTGGAGGTGAAGCTCGTGTCCCGGACGAGACGCGGAACTTCCTGCAGCGGCTGGGCGTGTCCGAATCCTCCCTGCTCTGGAGGGACGACATCgacctgctgcagctccacgCCGCAGGGAAGCTCTCCCTCACCCTGCTCAACAG taaGGAGGATGGGGCCCTCTCATCCAGCGTTGTCAGAGTGATCAATCGCTCAGAGCGCCGGGGAGGCGGGTTGGGGGCGTCGTCGACGGCGATGGTCGCCAGGGAGATTCTTCAAGAGGCACCAGAGCAGCTCACTCCACCGCTGGCTGAGCTCCTGAGAG TGGCTTTAATGCTGGAGTCAGCCAAGACCCCCTCCCAAGATGGCCACCCCCTGCCGGACCACGAAGAGCTCCTCAGAGCCCTGGTGGACAGCTGCCCCtcccattgtgatgtcatacagaATGCCCCTGCCCAACAGGAGGGGCTGCAAG gttcAAGCCTGGATCAGATGTTGTTGAAAGAGCTGAAGGAACTCTCTGATGGAGACATCAAAGTGTCTGTGAGCACAGTGTCAGTGGACCTGGAG GCCTACAGTACCTGCCTGGCCGTGGTTGGGGATCTGAAGTTGTTCTGTGATCGCCATGGTTATGAGGGGCTTGTcatcctctcctctgccccgAACGACCCTTACCGGCAgtgccagcaggtggcagtgttcTCCGTGAACAAAGACATTCTGAACCAG ATTTGCTGTGAGCTagaggaggggcagggctggAGTTTGGGTCTGGAGCCCCTGGCGTGCGTCCTGGAGGAGATCCAGCTGTACGGCCAGCGCGACACGCCCGTATACGCCGAGCAGATCCTCGCGCTCCTCAAAGACTTCCTGGACCGCCGGCAGCAGCTGTTCCTGCCCAACAGCAGGACGTCCTCCACAGAGGGCGTGGCCGGCAGCGCCCCCCTGTCCCAGGGCTCGTCGGGGATCACAGACATGTACAGCTCGGACGCCGAGCCCCCCAACGTTGCTGAGAACGTCCCGGAGCCCAGCGGCGCCCCCCAGGGGTCGGAGCTGGTCAGCCCCGACAGCGGGCTGGCCACCGTCCGCAGCAGCCGTTCCTCCAAGGAGAGCTCGGTGTTCCTCAGTGACGACAGCCCCGTCGCCGAGCCGGCCGGGTTCCTCCACAACCCCGCCCTCGGcttcccctcccactgccatGACCCTCCCGCCTCACCCGCCCCCCATGACCGCCGACCCCCCGGCCGCAACAAGAGCGATAACTTTGACCTGTTTGCCTTCGACCCcctgcacagcagcagcacctcccCTGCGGCAGGGGGCGCCAGTGAGTGCAGCCGGAGCTCTGGGGAGCACCCCACCTCCAGCCTGTCTGAGTTTGGGGAGCTCAGCCTGGTGGACTTCTACACGGGCTCCTCCGACAGGCAGAGCGGCAGCGAGGGAAGCTTCGTCCTGGAAGGGGGGTTCCTCTCTCCTGGTCCAGACGCACTCCTCATCGACAGCGCCCACGGCAGACTCCCGGCCACACCTGCCAACAGCCTGGTTGATGGAAGGgcagggggtgcagggggtgagACCATCCCCACATTCTTCCCAGAAGACGTGGCGGAGAAGATTGGCCAAATGGTGAACAAGGAGAGCGTGTCATCCTCCGAGCCCTGGGACGACTTCACCTCTGACACCAAGGGCTCGACCTCAGATGACACCAATGCATGGAGCCTGACAGAGTTGTCCTACGTTGGCCAGGAGAGTCCGGACGTCTACCTGGATGAGCAGGTAGGTTCAATGGACCCCGGGCAAGGGGGAGGAGATGATGACTCCTTCCTGTTAGTCAGCATGGATTCTGGGGCCATGCCCCAAAAAGCAACTGACACGTTTTTCAGGGATACAGTTGTCCCCAAAGCCATGCTCAATGATGCCATCCCTGCTGGGACTCACCTGGGGCAGGTACCTCATCAAGTGTCACATGCTGCGGGTGAGATCCAGGAAGATACAGGTGCTCACCTGAATGGCTCACGGCCTGAACCCTCTGAGTTCCTAAAATCTTTGGGTTATgctgacaaaacaaaagaagacaGCATCGATGAAATGTCAGATGTGATGAGGCACCTCGACCCCTTTAATACCCGTGAGATCCAGAAGCATCCAGAGGACCCAGAGATTATTGACGTACCACCTGCCTCCCCAAATCAGGAGCCTGAAAGTGTACCTTCTTCACTCGGTGCAGAGGTGTTGGAAAAACAGGTAGAAGAGACTGACAGAGTGTTCTACCATCAAAACACTGGCTATCAGTTGTCTGCAGGTGTGGAACTTTCTGCTGTGGATGACATAGTCTGGAAAACACAGCAGGTGGAGCCAGGTGAGAATGCAGAGCCATTGGAAGATGAAGAGGGAGGCTTGTGCCGAATGGATGAGCATCACGTGCCTGTCAAACAAGAGAACCTTGAAAAG GAGAGCAGTCTGGCTGAACGCTCATCTTTGCCTGCTGAACCCTGTGACCGCAGAGATGTACAGATGACCACACTGTTGGAAACAGGTTGCAAGCAGGAGCTCAAGGATGTTTCCCATGCTGGGACGATCTTATCCAACGTTTCCGAGACACGTCCACCAGCATTTCCGGTGAACGGCATTGAGGTCGTGGTGGAAGCTGCTACAGAAAATGCCAAAGAGTACCACTTTCAAGAGTTGGGCCCAAGCCCTGACAGTGCCCACATGTGGAACCCTTTTGTGCAGATGACCCAGCCAGCTGAAACCTATGACAACTGGAACCCAAACCTGCCTGTCTCGGGTGAGTGGAACCCCGGAATGCTGGGGGACCTCCAGCTGACCCCTCCCGAGGAGGACACACCCTTCAAACCCCCCCCTGTGGGGGAACCCCTTCCTCTGAAAACCCCTGCCAGGCTGGTCCAAAAGGTCCCGCTCACCCCCGAGACCTCAAAGGAGGATACGTCCCCAGAACAGGACTTCTGGAGCTACTCCGCTCAGAGGGGGTTCCTGAAGGCAAATGCTGCCCCTTACCCGGAATCCCTTGCGTTGTGGAATACCACCATCCGGGATGACAGCCAGTCCACCCTCAGCACCCCCGATGGTGCTGACTCCTCCGAACGCTCAGACTCGTTTCGGGGTCTTCCCAGGGCCGGGGCTTCCCTAGACAGCCCAGGGGAGGTTGCCAGGGAGAGCATGGGCATGTGGAACACCACCATCCAGGAGGCCAGCCCTGAGAGTGGGGTACAGGCCCCCCGCGAGACAGCCAGGTCGACCAAGGAGGAGGAGCTCAACACTGAGACAGGGCACACTGAGCCAGATGAGTCAGATGACACTCAAGTGGCCAGAAAGCTTGATAAAACACTGGTGATGATCAGCGACTATGGCCATGACCAGGATGACAATGTCATGACCCGGACTCATTGCTTTCCAGAACATCTGTCACTAGAACCTTCTGCTTGGATCGCTAAGCCTTCGTCTGGGAGCATGGTGAAGTCTGTCTCGGAGTATGACAACGTGGGCCCTGGATCGCTGTGGTACCAAACCTCACCTGAGCTTGAGGCCTGCCAGGAGACGACCGTGACAATAGAGCCTCAGGATTCAGTGGAGTTCACGGAGGAGTGCCACCCTGTGGCAGCCCACGGTAGCACAGCAGGGTTTCAGGCCCCAACCAACACCCTCCAGGATCGCCTGGATGATTCCACGGATGACTCCAGCTGCCATTCCCCGTTTGTGATGCTGGGTGTCACACCAACGCTGGGGGGTGCTGCATTTCCGCTAAGCCAGCAGGAGGACACGCCCCTGTCCGCCTCTCCTTCAGAGGATGAGTTTCCCCAAACGACGCGCAAGCAGCACGATGATGAGACAGTGCTCTCCAGCACCCTTTCTGATGAAGACAGATATTATGACTTTTCCTCCCTGGGGAGGTTGGAGGCAAAGCTGCCAAGGAAAGAAGCTGAGCATGAGGGAGCTGTGGACCTCCAGCACGAGGCGGGACTAACGCCAGACTCTGCTCTGTCACTGGTAGCTTTGAGTAGCCCAGGCTGGAGGGAAAACGACTCTCTGGAAGGCAGCAAGACCAGCCCTGACGCACTGCAGAGAAGCAGCCGGGAGGACCTGAGGTCCAACTCTGATGGCGACTCGTCAGGTCTGGAGATGGATTACATCATGGTTTCAGGCAGGGGGACTGTCAGAGAGGCTGCAGAAATTAGCCTTAAGTACGAGCAAGCACGCTCACCACACGCATGCCTTACTAGACTAAATCAGTACAGTGCTGATCAGATCAGCCCTTACCAGTTAAACACTGATCTGTATagccctgaccaatcagacgaTGATCACATCAACTCTGGTCCATCAAACATTGATGCATACAGACCTTACCAATCACATACAGATGTAATCATACATAACCAGCCAAACACCCATATAAAGAGCCCAGAGCAATCAAGCACTGATTTTGAAGACCCTTACCAAGCAAACACGGAATTAAACAGAACCAACCAATTAAACCAATGTGCAATGAGACCTCACCAATCAAACGCAGATGCACATAGACCTTACCAATTAAACATTACTTTAAACAGCTTCAACCAATCAAACACTGATGCTCTCAACCCTTATCAATCAAACACTGAGATGCATAGACCTCACCAATCAAACAATGATCTATCCAGCTCTGACCAATCTAACACAGATTTAATCTGCCCCAACCAGTCACACCCAGATGCACACAATACTGACCAATCAAGCACTAATGCTACCAACCTTTTCCCAACAAATACAGATGTTGTCAGTCCTTATGAATCCAGCAGTAATGTAATTAGTGCTGATAAATCAAGTTCTGATGCTAACAGTGCCTGTCAATCTGACACGGAGGACAACATCCCTGATCAGCTAAGCCCAGATGTAAGCAACATTTACCAGTTAAACAAAAATCTAAGCAGCCTGTTCCAATCAAACACAGATGTAAATATCCCTGACCAAACTACTGTGGAATTAAACAGCTCTGACCAAATGTACACTGGTGTAGATCACCAATCAAGCGAGAGCTTGAACAGCGAATCAGAGCTGTGTGTACGCACATCAAATGCAGCATCAACAGGGGACAGAAGCAGCCCTCACCAATCAATCAGCGATGCGCACAGTCCTTCCAACTCAAACCCAGAGTTACACAGCAATTCAGGTGTAAGCAGCCATTACCAAAGGATCCCAGATATGAGTAGCAGCTCTGCACTAAGGGAGCCCTTTGCTCTCAGAGCCAAAGAGGAGGTTTACGTCCGGTCCCAGATTTCCCTGGAGGACTCTGACGGGGAGGGGCAAACCCTGGGGGTACTGCAGAGTTGGGGACTGCCGACTGGGGGTGGTCAGGACGAATCTCCCTCGCCTGAGGACAGCTCGGGCGCAGCCGACACCCCACAGAGCGATTCGGGGGGTTCGGTAAGGGAAGTGGGCTCGCCGTTTGCCTGTGACCTCACGGAGGACGCAGAAGGGTTCTTCCTACACCACTCTGGGCTACCCTGTGGTGTTGTGGACCACGGCAGAGGCCACAGCCAGGCAGTCCTGAGCTCTGACAGCACTCAGTTACTACTGGGAGCTGAGGAGCCAGTAGGAGGCCAGCTTCTTCAGGACCTGgagaaaaacacagcagaacaaCCAATGGGAGGTCAGCTTCTTCGGGGCCAGGGAAAACACCCAGAAGAACAGCAAATGAGAGACCAGCTGTGGCCAGGGTTCATGGAGCACCCAGCAGAACAACCAATCGGAGACCAGTATTGGCCAGGGCTGATGGAGTTCCCAGCAGAACAGCCAACAGGAGAGACAGCAGAGGCTGCATTAGAAGAAGAGTCGCCTGAGCCAGCTGAGGAGTCTGG GGGTCTGAAGGCTCCAGAATCCAGTACTAATATCATCGTCATGGTGATGGAACCTGACCACGCCCAGGGTGTGTCTCCAAG GTCCAGACTGGATGATGGGATGGACGCCCCATATGAAGAGGACACTATGAGTCCCAATGGGGCTGATAACAAACCAG TACCCCCCGCCTCTCTGGACATCCATGGGGGGAACCCCCAGAGGAAGAAGCTGTGCGCACCGCCGATAAACCTGTCCCTGGACCGCAGCGAGGGCTCCATCCTGTCCGACGACGCGCTGGACACGCCCGACGACCTGGACACCGGCGACGACCTGGACATCGACGTGGACGAGCTGGACACGCCCGACGAGGCCGATTCCCTGGAGTACACCGGACACAACtctgagctgggctgggagg agtCCCAGGCAGCCGGTCAGGAGGCACCGCTGGAGGTCCAGCCTATCCCAGAATACACTGCAGAGGAAGAGCGGCTGGATGCCCGGCTCTGGAGGACCGTCGTCATCGGAGAGCAGGAGCACCGGATCGACATGCAGAGCATTGAGCCGTACCAGAAGGTCATCTCCCACGGAG GTTACTACGAAGACCTCAACGCCATCATCGTCTTCGCCGCCTGCTTCCTGCCGGACAGCAGCAAGGACGACTACCACTACGTCATGGAGAACCTCTTCCT